One window from the genome of Drosophila albomicans strain 15112-1751.03 chromosome 2L, ASM965048v2, whole genome shotgun sequence encodes:
- the LOC117564337 gene encoding lipase 3-like isoform X2, producing MGKMALILRFEQLLLFSLCLTLVPFESNADLSLIFGNMTLFNVNFKSPAWLGRSIPVSNNVRIDSDVDPNILEDSHLNTYGLIKKYGYPAENYTVVTDDGYKLTLHRIARPGATPVLLVHGLLDSSATWVMMGPGKALGYLLYEQGYDVWMANVRGNTYSRGHIKYTHNHAKYWDFTFHEMGVHDIPSSIDFILNKTGFPQLHYVGHSQGTVVFWIMGSERPEYMKKIIYMQALAPVAYLQHCKSPVVNFLAEVHSSFILKLIGVHEFLPQNEFIVMFNQLICDETTITKEICSNVIFLTTGFDKSQLNETMLPVVVGHAPAGASTKQMQHFGQLRRSGAFRQFDYGWLRNHWRYNSITPPEYKLENVQAKVALYYGENDWLAQPSDVEALSLHLPNVVSQHLVNYPKFNHLDFIWGVDARELLWDRMLSNMKSIDREQLGDNLTA from the exons GGAAAATGGCATTAATATTGCGCTTTGAGCAACTGCTGCTCTTTTCTTTGTGTCTGACTCTGGTGCCATTCGAGAGCAATGCGGATTTATCGCTCATCTTTGGAAATATGACTCTATTCAATGTGAACTTTAAATCACCGGCTTGGCTGGGTCGATCCATACCCGTGAGCAACAATGTTCGCATTGACAGCGATGTGGATCCCAACATACTGGAGGATTCGCACCTAAATACG TATGGCCTCATTAAGAAGTATGGTTACCCTGCAGAGAACTACACTGTGGTCACCGATGATGGCTATAAGCTAACACTACATCGCATTGCCAGACCTGGAGCAACGCCTGTGCTCCTCGTGCATGGTTTGCTGGACAGTTCAGCCACCTGGGTGATGATGGGACCAGGCAAAGCTTTGG GCTATCTGCTTTACGAGCAGGGCTACGATGTGTGGATGGCAAATGTGCGTGGAAATACGTATTCTAGGGGccacattaagtatacgcacaaTCATGCCAAATACTGGGACTTTACATTTCACGAGATGGGAGTCCACGATATACCCAGTTCCATTGATTTTATACTCAACAAGACGGGATTTCCACAACTCCACTATGTAGGACACTCTCAGGGCACCGTTGTCTTCTGGATCATGGGCAGTGAGCGACCTGAGTACATGAAGAAGATCATCTACATGCAGGCTTTGGCTCCTGTTGCGTATCTGCAGCATTGCAAGAGTCCGGTGGTCAATTTCCTGGCCGAGGTTCACTCTTCG TTTATACTGAAGTTGATTGGCGTCCATGAGTTTCTGCCGCAGAACGAGTTCATTGTGATGTTCAATCAACTGATTTGCGATGAAACTACGATCACCAAGGAGATCTGTTCGAATGTCATCTTCCTGACGACTGGCTTTGACAAATCACAGCTGAATGAGACCatgttgccagttgttgtgGGGCATGCCCCAGCTGGCGCCTCCACCAAACAGATGCAGCACTTTGGTCAACTGCGTCGATCTGGAGCCTTCCGACAATTCGATTATGGCTGGCTGAGGAATCATTGGCGTTACAATAGCATCACTCCGCCCGAATATAAACTAGAGAATGTCCAGGCCAAGGTTGCCTTGTATTATGGCGAAAATGATTGGTTGGCACAGCCCAGCGATGTGGAGGCCTTGAGTCTTCATCTACCCAATGTGGTGTCTCAGCATCTGGTCAACTATCCCAAATTCAATCATCTCGATTTCATTTGGGGCGTCGATGCTCGTGAATTGCTCTGGGATCGAATGCTCAGCAATATGAAATCTATTGACAGGGAACAATTAGGGGATAATCTAACAGCTTAA
- the LOC117564337 gene encoding lipase 3-like isoform X4: MALILRFEQLLLFSLCLTLVPFESNADLSLIFGNMTLFNVNFKSPAWLGRSIPVSNNVRIDSDVDPNILEDSHLNTYGLIKKYGYPAENYTVVTDDGYKLTLHRIARPGATPVLLVHGLLDSSATWVMMGPGKALGYLLYEQGYDVWMANVRGNTYSRGHIKYTHNHAKYWDFTFHEMGVHDIPSSIDFILNKTGFPQLHYVGHSQGTVVFWIMGSERPEYMKKIIYMQALAPVAYLQHCKSPVVNFLAEVHSSVSFILKLIGVHEFLPQNEFIVMFNQLICDETTITKEICSNVIFLTTGFDKSQLNETMLPVVVGHAPAGASTKQMQHFGQLRRSGAFRQFDYGWLRNHWRYNSITPPEYKLENVQAKVALYYGENDWLAQPSDVEALSLHLPNVVSQHLVNYPKFNHLDFIWGVDARELLWDRMLSNMKSIDREQLGDNLTA; the protein is encoded by the exons ATGGCATTAATATTGCGCTTTGAGCAACTGCTGCTCTTTTCTTTGTGTCTGACTCTGGTGCCATTCGAGAGCAATGCGGATTTATCGCTCATCTTTGGAAATATGACTCTATTCAATGTGAACTTTAAATCACCGGCTTGGCTGGGTCGATCCATACCCGTGAGCAACAATGTTCGCATTGACAGCGATGTGGATCCCAACATACTGGAGGATTCGCACCTAAATACG TATGGCCTCATTAAGAAGTATGGTTACCCTGCAGAGAACTACACTGTGGTCACCGATGATGGCTATAAGCTAACACTACATCGCATTGCCAGACCTGGAGCAACGCCTGTGCTCCTCGTGCATGGTTTGCTGGACAGTTCAGCCACCTGGGTGATGATGGGACCAGGCAAAGCTTTGG GCTATCTGCTTTACGAGCAGGGCTACGATGTGTGGATGGCAAATGTGCGTGGAAATACGTATTCTAGGGGccacattaagtatacgcacaaTCATGCCAAATACTGGGACTTTACATTTCACGAGATGGGAGTCCACGATATACCCAGTTCCATTGATTTTATACTCAACAAGACGGGATTTCCACAACTCCACTATGTAGGACACTCTCAGGGCACCGTTGTCTTCTGGATCATGGGCAGTGAGCGACCTGAGTACATGAAGAAGATCATCTACATGCAGGCTTTGGCTCCTGTTGCGTATCTGCAGCATTGCAAGAGTCCGGTGGTCAATTTCCTGGCCGAGGTTCACTCTTCGGTGAGC TTTATACTGAAGTTGATTGGCGTCCATGAGTTTCTGCCGCAGAACGAGTTCATTGTGATGTTCAATCAACTGATTTGCGATGAAACTACGATCACCAAGGAGATCTGTTCGAATGTCATCTTCCTGACGACTGGCTTTGACAAATCACAGCTGAATGAGACCatgttgccagttgttgtgGGGCATGCCCCAGCTGGCGCCTCCACCAAACAGATGCAGCACTTTGGTCAACTGCGTCGATCTGGAGCCTTCCGACAATTCGATTATGGCTGGCTGAGGAATCATTGGCGTTACAATAGCATCACTCCGCCCGAATATAAACTAGAGAATGTCCAGGCCAAGGTTGCCTTGTATTATGGCGAAAATGATTGGTTGGCACAGCCCAGCGATGTGGAGGCCTTGAGTCTTCATCTACCCAATGTGGTGTCTCAGCATCTGGTCAACTATCCCAAATTCAATCATCTCGATTTCATTTGGGGCGTCGATGCTCGTGAATTGCTCTGGGATCGAATGCTCAGCAATATGAAATCTATTGACAGGGAACAATTAGGGGATAATCTAACAGCTTAA
- the LOC117564341 gene encoding lipase 3-like has translation MSVLFWSLILLCLHGAIDVFGIAPDVLEDASLNPFELLMKYGYPGETHKVTTPDNYILTVHRIPRPGAIPVLLVHGLFDTSATWLIMGPDKGLGYMLYDAGYDVWMANCRGNTYAKEHKIYKVFEERFWDFTFHEMGIYDLPSTIDYALNNTGFSQLHYIGHSQGTLSFWIMGSERPDYMEKIILMQAMAPIAYFKNTWSPIILFLGTTRFTSILLNDLMGSSEFLPNERLTSMFNEQLCGAPITRTVCESWLFIMLGFDEKQLNQTMLPVIMGHAPAGASTKQIIHFGQIRSLGGMHQFDYGMLDNLRRYGSISPPKYNFKNVTAKVGLNYGQNDLMAAVKDVRLLRDELPNVIDDNLIDYRWWNHLDFIWAIDAKELLWNRMLDHMQTYDKDVKS, from the exons ATGTCAGTGCTGTTTTGGAGTTTGATTTTGTTATGTCTACACGGAGCTATCGACGTATTCGGAATCGCTCCGGATGTCTTAGAGGATGCATCTCTAAACCCG TTTGAACTGCTGATGAAATATGGTTATCCTGGCGAAACGCATAAAGTGACAACACCcgataattatattttaaccGTTCATCGCATTCCCCGACCTGGAGCAATTCCTGTTTTATTGGTTCATGGATTATTCGACACCTCTGCTACCTGGCTGATAATGGGTCCTGACAAGGGATTGG GTTACATGCTTTATGATGCTGGCTACGATGTGTGGATGGCAAACTGTCGAGGAAATACTTATGCCAAGGAGCATAAAATCTACAAGGTGTTTGAGGAGAGATTCTGGGATTTCACTTTCCATGAAATGGGCATCTACGATCTGCCATCCACCATTGATTATGCGCTCAATAATACGGGCTTCTCGCAGCTGCATTACATTGGCCACTCGCAGGGCACATTATCCTTCTGGATAATGGGTAGTGAGCGACCCGATTATATGGAAAAGATCATTCTGATGCAGGCTATGGCACCGATAGCTTACTTTAAGAACACATGGAGTCCGATTATCTTATTCTTGGGTACAACACGCTTCACATCGATC ctTCTCAATGACTTAATGGGCTCATCAGAGTTTTTGCCGAATGAGCGATTGACAAGCATGTTCAATGAACAACTCTGTGGAGCGCCAATTACCAGAACGGTGTGTGAGAGTTGGTTGTTCATCATGCTGGGATTCGATGAGAAGCAACTGAATCAGACCATGTTGCCTGTGATCATGGGGCATGCACCAGCTGGCGCATCGACTAAGCAGATCATTCACTTTGGCCAGATTCGTTCCTTAGGTGGCATGCATCAATTCGACTATGGAATGCTTGACAATTTGCGACGTTACGGCTCGATATCTCCGCCCAAATATAACTTCAAGAATGTCACAGCTAAGGTTGGCTTAAACTATGGCCAAAATGATTTGATGGCAGCTGTCAAGGATGTTCGCTTGCTGCGCGATGAGTTGCCCAATGTCATTGATGACAATCTCATTGATTATCGTTGGTGGAATCACTTGGATTTCATTTGGGCCATCGATGCAAAGGAATTGCTTTGGAATCGCATGCTCGATCATATGCAAACCTATGATAAGGATGTAAAGTCATGA
- the LOC117564337 gene encoding lipase 3-like isoform X1: MGKMALILRFEQLLLFSLCLTLVPFESNADLSLIFGNMTLFNVNFKSPAWLGRSIPVSNNVRIDSDVDPNILEDSHLNTYGLIKKYGYPAENYTVVTDDGYKLTLHRIARPGATPVLLVHGLLDSSATWVMMGPGKALGYLLYEQGYDVWMANVRGNTYSRGHIKYTHNHAKYWDFTFHEMGVHDIPSSIDFILNKTGFPQLHYVGHSQGTVVFWIMGSERPEYMKKIIYMQALAPVAYLQHCKSPVVNFLAEVHSSVSFILKLIGVHEFLPQNEFIVMFNQLICDETTITKEICSNVIFLTTGFDKSQLNETMLPVVVGHAPAGASTKQMQHFGQLRRSGAFRQFDYGWLRNHWRYNSITPPEYKLENVQAKVALYYGENDWLAQPSDVEALSLHLPNVVSQHLVNYPKFNHLDFIWGVDARELLWDRMLSNMKSIDREQLGDNLTA, from the exons GGAAAATGGCATTAATATTGCGCTTTGAGCAACTGCTGCTCTTTTCTTTGTGTCTGACTCTGGTGCCATTCGAGAGCAATGCGGATTTATCGCTCATCTTTGGAAATATGACTCTATTCAATGTGAACTTTAAATCACCGGCTTGGCTGGGTCGATCCATACCCGTGAGCAACAATGTTCGCATTGACAGCGATGTGGATCCCAACATACTGGAGGATTCGCACCTAAATACG TATGGCCTCATTAAGAAGTATGGTTACCCTGCAGAGAACTACACTGTGGTCACCGATGATGGCTATAAGCTAACACTACATCGCATTGCCAGACCTGGAGCAACGCCTGTGCTCCTCGTGCATGGTTTGCTGGACAGTTCAGCCACCTGGGTGATGATGGGACCAGGCAAAGCTTTGG GCTATCTGCTTTACGAGCAGGGCTACGATGTGTGGATGGCAAATGTGCGTGGAAATACGTATTCTAGGGGccacattaagtatacgcacaaTCATGCCAAATACTGGGACTTTACATTTCACGAGATGGGAGTCCACGATATACCCAGTTCCATTGATTTTATACTCAACAAGACGGGATTTCCACAACTCCACTATGTAGGACACTCTCAGGGCACCGTTGTCTTCTGGATCATGGGCAGTGAGCGACCTGAGTACATGAAGAAGATCATCTACATGCAGGCTTTGGCTCCTGTTGCGTATCTGCAGCATTGCAAGAGTCCGGTGGTCAATTTCCTGGCCGAGGTTCACTCTTCGGTGAGC TTTATACTGAAGTTGATTGGCGTCCATGAGTTTCTGCCGCAGAACGAGTTCATTGTGATGTTCAATCAACTGATTTGCGATGAAACTACGATCACCAAGGAGATCTGTTCGAATGTCATCTTCCTGACGACTGGCTTTGACAAATCACAGCTGAATGAGACCatgttgccagttgttgtgGGGCATGCCCCAGCTGGCGCCTCCACCAAACAGATGCAGCACTTTGGTCAACTGCGTCGATCTGGAGCCTTCCGACAATTCGATTATGGCTGGCTGAGGAATCATTGGCGTTACAATAGCATCACTCCGCCCGAATATAAACTAGAGAATGTCCAGGCCAAGGTTGCCTTGTATTATGGCGAAAATGATTGGTTGGCACAGCCCAGCGATGTGGAGGCCTTGAGTCTTCATCTACCCAATGTGGTGTCTCAGCATCTGGTCAACTATCCCAAATTCAATCATCTCGATTTCATTTGGGGCGTCGATGCTCGTGAATTGCTCTGGGATCGAATGCTCAGCAATATGAAATCTATTGACAGGGAACAATTAGGGGATAATCTAACAGCTTAA
- the LOC117564337 gene encoding lipase 3-like isoform X3, translating into MAHRAPGLQSSRYGDKRCLAKSRKMALILRFEQLLLFSLCLTLVPFESNADLSLIFGNMTLFNVNFKSPAWLGRSIPVSNNVRIDSDVDPNILEDSHLNTYGLIKKYGYPAENYTVVTDDGYKLTLHRIARPGATPVLLVHGLLDSSATWVMMGPGKALGYLLYEQGYDVWMANVRGNTYSRGHIKYTHNHAKYWDFTFHEMGVHDIPSSIDFILNKTGFPQLHYVGHSQGTVVFWIMGSERPEYMKKIIYMQALAPVAYLQHCKSPVVNFLAEVHSSVSFILKLIGVHEFLPQNEFIVMFNQLICDETTITKEICSNVIFLTTGFDKSQLNETMLPVVVGHAPAGASTKQMQHFGQLRRSGAFRQFDYGWLRNHWRYNSITPPEYKLENVQAKVALYYGENDWLAQPSDVEALSLHLPNVVSQHLVNYPKFNHLDFIWGVDARELLWDRMLSNMKSIDREQLGDNLTA; encoded by the exons GGAAAATGGCATTAATATTGCGCTTTGAGCAACTGCTGCTCTTTTCTTTGTGTCTGACTCTGGTGCCATTCGAGAGCAATGCGGATTTATCGCTCATCTTTGGAAATATGACTCTATTCAATGTGAACTTTAAATCACCGGCTTGGCTGGGTCGATCCATACCCGTGAGCAACAATGTTCGCATTGACAGCGATGTGGATCCCAACATACTGGAGGATTCGCACCTAAATACG TATGGCCTCATTAAGAAGTATGGTTACCCTGCAGAGAACTACACTGTGGTCACCGATGATGGCTATAAGCTAACACTACATCGCATTGCCAGACCTGGAGCAACGCCTGTGCTCCTCGTGCATGGTTTGCTGGACAGTTCAGCCACCTGGGTGATGATGGGACCAGGCAAAGCTTTGG GCTATCTGCTTTACGAGCAGGGCTACGATGTGTGGATGGCAAATGTGCGTGGAAATACGTATTCTAGGGGccacattaagtatacgcacaaTCATGCCAAATACTGGGACTTTACATTTCACGAGATGGGAGTCCACGATATACCCAGTTCCATTGATTTTATACTCAACAAGACGGGATTTCCACAACTCCACTATGTAGGACACTCTCAGGGCACCGTTGTCTTCTGGATCATGGGCAGTGAGCGACCTGAGTACATGAAGAAGATCATCTACATGCAGGCTTTGGCTCCTGTTGCGTATCTGCAGCATTGCAAGAGTCCGGTGGTCAATTTCCTGGCCGAGGTTCACTCTTCGGTGAGC TTTATACTGAAGTTGATTGGCGTCCATGAGTTTCTGCCGCAGAACGAGTTCATTGTGATGTTCAATCAACTGATTTGCGATGAAACTACGATCACCAAGGAGATCTGTTCGAATGTCATCTTCCTGACGACTGGCTTTGACAAATCACAGCTGAATGAGACCatgttgccagttgttgtgGGGCATGCCCCAGCTGGCGCCTCCACCAAACAGATGCAGCACTTTGGTCAACTGCGTCGATCTGGAGCCTTCCGACAATTCGATTATGGCTGGCTGAGGAATCATTGGCGTTACAATAGCATCACTCCGCCCGAATATAAACTAGAGAATGTCCAGGCCAAGGTTGCCTTGTATTATGGCGAAAATGATTGGTTGGCACAGCCCAGCGATGTGGAGGCCTTGAGTCTTCATCTACCCAATGTGGTGTCTCAGCATCTGGTCAACTATCCCAAATTCAATCATCTCGATTTCATTTGGGGCGTCGATGCTCGTGAATTGCTCTGGGATCGAATGCTCAGCAATATGAAATCTATTGACAGGGAACAATTAGGGGATAATCTAACAGCTTAA